The stretch of DNA TTTTCAAGCAAAGACAATGTTAAATCTCGATTATATGTCAGTGAATGATTAATAGTAAATCTAATCTTTGTAAACTGTGtgcattgtaattaaaaaaatgccttTTACTGACATCTTTTTTATTCATACACAGCTctttatttctgtatttatCTGTTCTTTGTCTCTTAGGAAACAAATTCTGAGGTAATTGTGTAAGTCATAAACAATATGCGTTTATATCATCATTTTGGAAATTGGCTTAATAATTTCAACCTGTCAAAAGGTAATTTTGTTCCTTTAGTGCCATTTGACCTATTTTATATCCAGCCTCTAAAACTCCAATACTATTTTAGATTTCTTTGCAGAGTACCTAATATCAGAGACCATATTTGATTTTTACCTTATTAAATGTAACTTAGTGCAAATGACCTTTTTTATGGCTCTTCTCTTAAATCTTGCCTTTTCAGTTTTCAGGAATCTGGTACAACGTCGCCAGTTACGCGAGCGATGGTCGAAATATTTATGATTGCGCTTCGTTAAATTTCCAAGAAGATAATCTAGGGTATACCTTAAGAGAGACATATGTTGACATGGATCAAGGAAATAGAACCCAAAAATCATACTTCGCAAGGGTTGACCCAACTTTTGATGCTGGAAACAAAGCGCAGTTCATTGTTAGTCATGAGGATGGAGGTGAGCAGGATGGTGCCTTTGGCTGTCCCATTTTTGGGATGGATGAATATCAATAGGATAAAAATCGCTGCAGGCGAAATTTTTCAATAGTAGTTTCTAATATCACAATTAAGCTAGATTGTGATATTAGTATTACTATATAGGTATAGGTATTACTTTCAAGACAGTTTGATTTTTTTCCCAGTGTCAAATAAAGTGGTAAACAGCTCTAGATGACGGATTTCTCAAAAGATTCTGACGATTAGCCAACGAAGAGTGACCTATCAAACTCTTTTTATCAGATCACTGACTTTATATGATCATATGATCTgactttctttaataataatccgTGTAACTCAAGATAATTCTGATTGTGTATTCAGCGTATAAAGTTGTGCAATATTTTTCTGGTCTGTgtcaaataacttaaatatcaaaaattcttATCTCTGTACAGTATCGCTATAAACATCCACgagatttaaaatacattttctgAGTTTCAGATAAGGTACTGCAATTCCCATTTTTCATATTGGCGACTGATTACGACGGATATGCTATCGCCTACACTTGTAAAACTTTAAAGAAGAAATTGAGGACACATTACGGTAAAATTATCTCGTATATATCttacatatatttcttttaaatggtTCGTTGCTCAAAGCTCAATATAATGAAGGTCCGAATATTTTCTGTTAAAAATTTGAAGTGGTTACAGGCCTGGGtcatttagattttatatacaaatacctcTCTAGTATGATATGCTTGCGCCCATAAGATGTATATAgaatagattatataataacactAGCAAATATGGTCAATCTTTtagactttttaaattattttatttattctttaccgCAATTTACAAAGCCTATTTAAGGTTGGGTCTCTCTAGTAAGCGTGATACATACTCGTGTCAGAAGGACTCTTCCATAACATCATGTGCAATAATAAACAGCTaaagaataaacaaattttaatgaatataaatgaaattaaaccaAAGATTGACCATAGATTATTAGGTCAGGAGACGTTAATATAGTAACACAATAGTTATAGTTACTATAATATTAACGCGGTGGTGCGATCAGTTGCAGCCTGCGCCTCGCGTCCCATACCCCtcaaatgtttatgtttaaGTTGATACTGTCATTGCGTGGCTACAAGGGAGACAGCTGAAAATCAGCTGAGGGATAAAAATCCCTCATAGCCTAAGCTGTCTCCTTTTGACTACACACaagttttttattcattatatatatattttttctttaaatgtgtttatgtcaataataaatgttttttctttctttcttaaaaaaatagtacagaATTAACGCTAAGTTAGTGTTAAATTCTAGaaagaaaattaagaaataaatcctTATTAATATGGAGTCAATGAGTCAGTTTTTTAAAGGTCATATAAGATTAAAGTCTCGAAGATAAAagattattacatatatatatgctatttaaattactacatattataaaacaaagtccctcgGCCGCGCGATTTCACGAATAGAAAGAGGGATTATTTGGGAagatttaggtatataatttattaaatttaaacaaaaggtACACTTGTGCGAAGTGGGGACGGggagtattttaaattaaaaaatatttttctagtttTCACTTGGGTCCTGGCCAGAGAAAAGGAGAAGCTGCAAGGCGACACATTAAAGAACGTAGAAAATGCTCTTTCAAAATATTCCGAGCTAGCGGAGCATAGACAGTCATTTGTTCAAAAGGATTTCTCCGACGTCAATTGTGGTTTTACCAACAAATACGAGACAGATTTCTTTACCAGTAACTTTTGGTGAATATCGgaagtttgaaataaaaagcgacatattttatgaaaaaaaaagggttttattaattgactatttacttatataatatattactaaaaatattttgaatttaccgGATAAAAAGCATCAGATTCGTAGATTTTTTATGTTGAGACAGTTTTTGGAAAACGAATTATAACCAAGTACTAAAACTAAAGGCGAACTTTTCAACAAACAGATtccgaaattattaaaaaattattagcCGACAAATTTTCAAGATTAATCCCTAGAAACTGTTACATGCTACATGTATTGACAAATTTCTCTCCCTTTTTATCAAGATGAAAATGCTATTGCATGGAGCCGAGGAAAACGCTGAAGAGAACAAACGGCACAAGATttaccttttcaaccgacttcaaaaaggaggaggttatcaatttgtctgtactttttttttactgttgGCACACTTTAGAGTAATAGGGcagaattttatcaaaatgtacCATCCCTCTTATTGCCTCCTATCGTGTGATAATTGGTCATCTTTCGGCTCTTAAATCCGAATTTAGATATATGTGGAATAGGAGTATGCTGCCATCATTTCTTGCAACTTATTCCATGCGGTCATGATAATGTTAAAGTACAATggatattttcaattcaatttgtaTAAACTTGTTTAAAGTGTAGATATTTCCATCATCAATTATACGGTTCATAAAGATTTTATCTAAGCCTTCAACTGTGCATtgcttctttaatttttatttcagaatagGTATCTTATTAggatgtacatattatatttttttttaatttcaaatactcTATTGCACAACACTTAGAAATATGtgggaaatataaaacataaaataagtacatggtgcgcaaaggcggtcttatcgcttatagcgatctctcacagacaacctttggtgatagaaccttagaacgaaaacaggtaaGTGAAGAAAAATGTGTTGTTGATGTATTTGCGACAACTGTTTTCGAAAGACTAAATATTCTCCACAATGAAAATCCTGCAATTTAAAAGTCTTTCGTTTAACGACTAATATTTGAaacggaatatttaccatgaaACATTTACACGAGTCTTTAGAGAAACAGAAAAGTCTGTAAAAGCTGGAAGACCAGGATACGAACTACAAACAAGTCTCGTCAACAAGGACTTAGTAGATAATGTTGAAATTTGTAGGTCCaccaaataaaatgtttccGAAGATCCAGTATATTCTATCTTATTTTCTCACATATTTCTCCCAGATTCTTAGAAGGTTTTGATCTCAGATATcaatacaataattacatattacagCTTTGCGTTGCGGATTTCAACAGAAAAGGATTAGAAGTGATCGGCAcccataattaattacaatgaataCATGAATTTTGTATTAACATTGCATTATATggcattattacattttaattggtAATGAGCaagaaataaagttaaaaataaatacagggAAACTTAGTGTGCGGCAgtgtaaacacaaaaataatgtcaacaatttatttttatgtctatatgtataatgaatattattttttaaatataataacatattgtgttatataatacatgtcgagt from Vanessa cardui chromosome 20, ilVanCard2.1, whole genome shotgun sequence encodes:
- the LOC124538459 gene encoding insecticyanin-A-like — encoded protein: MLSIFSFFCFCMYYASGAEFTLPGECPNVKIQENLDYTKFSGIWYNVASYASDGRNIYDCASLNFQEDNLGYTLRETYVDMDQGNRTQKSYFARVDPTFDAGNKAQFIVSHEDGDKVLQFPFFILATDYDGYAIAYTCKTLKKKLRTHYVFTWVLAREKEKLQGDTLKNVENALSKYSELAEHRQSFVQKDFSDVNCGFTNKYETDFFTSNFW